A region of the Amycolatopsis sp. cg13 genome:
ATCGCGGAGTTCTTCCAGGTCGCGGCCAAGGCGAGCACCGTGCTGGCGGTCGCGATTTCTTTGCTGTCGCTCGGTTTGCTCACCGGGCACGAAGCGGCGAGCCTTTCCGCGGCGAATCTCGTGCTGTTGCTGCCGATTCTGTCGTTGGTGTCGCTGGTCGAGGACGCGGTCGGCGACTTCCATCTGATGGCCGCCGCGCGGATCGTGACGGTGCTGCTGCTGACCGGGGCGATCGCGACCGGGGTGATGGTCGTGGTGTCGGTGGCGAACGACCTCGACATCCTCGGCGAGGCCAGCCGCGTCTCGCTCGCCGCGCTGCCGCTCGCCCTGGTGCCGGTGACGGCGCTGGTCGGTTCGCTGGGAAACGCGATCCTGATGGGCACTCCGGCGCGATGGTGGCTGCTCGCCTGCGGGGCCGGACTCGTGACGTCGCTGGTGAACTGGGCCGAGCGGTCGGTGCTCGGCCTGTCCATGCCGGTGGCGATTTTCCTCGCGACCACAGTGCTCGGTCTCCTCGCCGGTGCGGCGGCGCGGATCTTGCAGGTGCCGACTGCGGTCGTGACGATTCCTGGTCTTACCGGTGCGGTTCTGCCAGGACCGGCGATGTATCTGAGTTTGTCGCAGGTTTTCGCTCGTGTCCCCGGTGCTTGGGACGCGGTGGCGGAGGCGATCGTGTCGACGGCGGCGATCGGTGTCGGTGTGGTGCTGGGATTGCAGTTCGCGGCGTTGCGCCGACCGGGGGCGGTGCTGCTGGGCGAACCTCGTCGTGAGCAGGTCGGTCCCGGTGCCTGGGAGAAAGGGGGTGAACGGCGAGGATTCCGTTGAGGCACCGGCCGGTGCGGCGGCGGGGCCTTGAAGGTGCGGTGGTGACGATTCCCGGTTTGGCGGGTGTGGTGGTGCCGGGTCCGGCGACGTGCTCGGGTTTGTCGCGGTTTTCGCCCGTGGCGGAAGCGATCGTGCCGGCTGCGGCGATCGGTGCCGGCGCGATGCTTGGCCTGCAGTTCGCGCGGGCCGGTTCGGGCATCGTGTTCCTCCGAGGGCCGATCACCTGCGTCCTGCCGCACAACCTGGACTTCCGTGACCAGCACGGTGCTGCTGGTCGAACACCAGCGCGGGCAAAGCGATCCCGGAGCCCGGGAGAAAGGGGGTGAACGACGAGAATTCGGCTGCGGAAAAGGAGATCCCCGCGCTGCTCAGCGGGGTGCGCGAGCGTCAGCGGAGGGAGAACCGGCTACCGGGGCCCATTATCTAGGGGGTGGCAGTGATCCGGTTGGTGCGTAATGTCGGACTGGTCACGCCGCACATCTAGCCCTGGGGGGCCGTTGAGCGAGTCCGAACGCACCCTGGTCGCCGCATTGCGTACGTCGCTGAAGGAGAATCATCGGCTCAAAGACGAGAACCGGCGGCTGCTCGGAGCGGCCGCGGGAGCGGAACCGGTCGCGGTCGTCGGCGCGGGATGCCGGCTACCGGGCGGGATCGAGACGCCGGAGCAGCTGTGGCGGCTCCTCTCGGACGGCGGCGACGCGATCGGCGGGTTCCCGGACGATAGGGGCTGGGACGTCGAGCGGCTTTACGATCCCGAAGGGGTCCGGCC
Encoded here:
- a CDS encoding threonine/serine exporter family protein codes for the protein MATDEREQARRVLGFALDVAMQMFQQGIETAVIVRTVRGLALAGGVEDLRISVGVRAIHLQYCPGRGEEPLVLFGSVQANDARDIGRMGDLEALAVRAGAGAVSPADAERDAEILARSGPTWPWYVSLLGGCLLAAMICLQANGTVLAAMVSAGLFVFANRVGWALSTVGIAEFFQVAAKASTVLAVAISLLSLGLLTGHEAASLSAANLVLLLPILSLVSLVEDAVGDFHLMAAARIVTVLLLTGAIATGVMVVVSVANDLDILGEASRVSLAALPLALVPVTALVGSLGNAILMGTPARWWLLACGAGLVTSLVNWAERSVLGLSMPVAIFLATTVLGLLAGAAARILQVPTAVVTIPGLTGAVLPGPAMYLSLSQVFARVPGAWDAVAEAIVSTAAIGVGVVLGLQFAALRRPGAVLLGEPRREQVGPGAWEKGGERRGFR